The bacterium DNA segment GTAAGAGCATCGGTAAAAAAGATTTGCGCTAAATGCCGCATAATAAAACGTCACGGAGTCGTAAGGGTTATATGCGAGAATCCGAGGCACAAACAGCGGCAGGGCTAATTTAATAAAATGTTGGAGGATAATTATGGCTCGAATAGCTGGGGTAGATTTGCCCAAAAATAAAAGGATAGATGTAGCCTTAACATATATTTTCGGAATAGGACGGACGAGGTCCAAGCACATCCTGGCATCGACGAGAATTGACCCGTCGAAAAAGGTGCACGAGCTTACTGACGAGGAGATCTCGCGAATAAGGCAATTTATAGACGAGAACTACAAAGTTGGCGGACCTCTTCGAGCAGAGATAGCAAACAACATAAAGCGGCTTATAGAGATAAAATGCTGGCGCGGACTGAGGCACAAGGCAGGTATGCCAGTTAGGGGTCAGAGAACCCGCGACAACGCAAGAACCAGAAAGGGCCCGAGACCGCGAATAGGCGGAAGGAAGAAAAGTTAATGGAGGGATGTAAAATTGGGTAAAAGAAGAGTAACAAGAAGAACAAAAAAGATTGCGCCCGAATTCGGGATTGCTCATATAAAATCGACTTTCAATAACACTATAATAACAATAACTGACGAGCAAGGTAACACCATTACTTGGTCCTCTGGTGGGCGCATAGGTTTCAAAGGGACCAAGAAATCGACACCATACGCAGCGCAGCTTGCAGCCAGAGCCGCCGCAAAAGAGGCTTATGACGCTGGGATGAGAAGGGTTGAGGTCTGGATAAAGGGGCCCGGACCAGGAAGAGAGGCTGCCATAAGGTCCCTGCCCACTGGCGGACTGCAAGTAGTAAGAATAAAGGACATAACACCCACACCCTTCGGCGGGTGTAGACCTAAAAAGAAAAGACGAGTTTAAAATAAAAAATTGAGGTGCGAATACTATGGGAAGATATATAGGACCAGTATGCAGGCTTTGTAGAAGAGAGGGGATGAAGCTTTACCTTAAAGGCGAGCGTTGCTACACGGATAAGTGCGCCTTCGTCAGGAGGCCGACTCTACCAGGGCAAAGAGGCAAATTCGGTCAGCCAGCCAGAAGAAAGGAAAAGGACTACGCAAAACGGTTAAGGGAGAAGCAGAAGGTACGAACATACTATGGCGTTATGGAGCGGCAGTTCAGGAAATATTTCGAGATGGCACGGAGAATGCCAGGAAGAACGGGCGAGAACTTGCTCCAGATACTGGAGAGAAGACTCGATAACATAGTTTACAGACTTGGTTTTGCACCCTCAAGAAGAGCAGCAAGGCAACTTGTGAGACACGGTCACTTCCTGGTTAACGGTAAAAAGGTGGACATCCCGAGTTATCTTCTAA contains these protein-coding regions:
- the rpsM gene encoding 30S ribosomal protein S13, encoding MARIAGVDLPKNKRIDVALTYIFGIGRTRSKHILASTRIDPSKKVHELTDEEISRIRQFIDENYKVGGPLRAEIANNIKRLIEIKCWRGLRHKAGMPVRGQRTRDNARTRKGPRPRIGGRKKS
- the rpsK gene encoding 30S ribosomal protein S11, which encodes MGKRRVTRRTKKIAPEFGIAHIKSTFNNTIITITDEQGNTITWSSGGRIGFKGTKKSTPYAAQLAARAAAKEAYDAGMRRVEVWIKGPGPGREAAIRSLPTGGLQVVRIKDITPTPFGGCRPKKKRRV
- the rpsD gene encoding 30S ribosomal protein S4, coding for MGRYIGPVCRLCRREGMKLYLKGERCYTDKCAFVRRPTLPGQRGKFGQPARRKEKDYAKRLREKQKVRTYYGVMERQFRKYFEMARRMPGRTGENLLQILERRLDNIVYRLGFAPSRRAARQLVRHGHFLVNGKKVDIPSYLLKPGDVVSVREKSKKLDIIHEMLKKRGRVKELPWLQLNKAHLEGKLLAIPSREEIPVTFDESLIVEFYSR
- the rpmJ gene encoding 50S ribosomal protein L36, which gives rise to MKVRASVKKICAKCRIIKRHGVVRVICENPRHKQRQG